TCATGATACAACTGCGAGCGCCCTCCATCAATCAGGATATCAGTAGCATTAATGAAACGTGCTTCGTCGCTGGCCAGAAAAACTGCCGTGTAAGCGACTTCTTCTGGCATTCCTATGCGACGGCAAGGCAACAGCGCGGCCTGACGTTGTTGCTCGGCCGCCGGGTCAGGGCAACTGGCAAACCAGGATTGTATGGCTTCGGTCATTATCAGGCCGGGTGATATGGAATTAACCCGTATCCCTCTCGCTGCATATTCTATCCCCAGAGACCTGGTCAGGCCTATCAAAGCATGCTTGGCAACCGGATACGGAAAACATCCCGGTATGATTTTATGTCCATGTACAGAAGCGATATTGATGATACTGCCAGTTGCCTGTTCAAGCATGAACGGCAGCACTGCACGAGTAGTATTCCAGGCACCTTCGAGATCGACAGAAAAACAACGTTGCCATTCTTCATCTGTCATCTGCAAGGGATCTGCGAACACGTTCATGCCAGCATTGTTGACCAGAACATCCACTTTCCCAAATTTTGCTACCGTCTTATCGACCAGGGCCCGCATGGCACCAGCATCGGCAACATCTGCCTGGACAAAAAGACTATGCCCGGAGCCCAATTCAGACGAGATGCACTCAGCAGCAGCGTCGTGAATGTGACTATTGAGTACGACACGTGCGCCTTGCTGTACAAAGAGACGTGCTGTAGCAGCCCCTATGCCCAAGGTGGAGCCAGTGATGATGGCGACCTTACCACGCAATCTTTCGCACATCTGATTATTATTGACTGAGTATGAATCGTTCATGATTTCCTCGCAGACCGGTTTTTTAATTGATCCAACAATACCGCAGCCAGCAAAATAAAACCACGCATCAGGTACTGATAAAAAGCATCTACATCCAGCAAGTTCATGACATTCTCTACCGTCCCCATGATCAGAACACCGACCAGCACTCCGGTGATTCTGGCTTTTCCACCTTGCAGGGACACGCCACCCAGTACGCAGGCAGAGATGACATCCAGTTCAAAACCTTGCGCCGAATTTGGTTGCCCGCTGGTGATGCGGGAGGCGAGTATCAGTCCTGCCAGTGCTGTCACCAATCCTTGCAACAAAAATATCCAGATACGCAGGCGTTCGACGCGGATGCCCGCAAGACGTGCGGCATCTGGATTACCACCAATTGCCAAAGTATTTCTTCCAAACACAGTATGATTGAGCAAAATACCAAATATCAAAAAACAGGCTGCAACAACCAATACTGGAAATGGCAAGCCAAAAATACGACCGTCACCAAAACTGATGAAAGTCTCATTGGAAATCCCCACCGCCTGGCCTTTTGAAACAATGAATGCCAGGCCGCGCACCATCAGCATGGTCGCCAGAGTCGCAATCAGGGCATTTACCCGCAAATAGGCAATCAATACTCCATTACCTGCGCCTATCAGTGCGCCAGCCAGTAAACCACCGCCAACAGCGAGCGTGATGCTGCCGCTACGCTCGAGAATGATCGCACCCAGCACGCCAGTGAAGGCAATGGTCGATCCTATAGATAAATCAAAATCACGTGAAGCAAGACACATCATCATGGTGCAAGCGACCATGCCTATCTGTGCCACAGAGAGCATCAATCCGACAATATTGGTACCTGAGAAAAAATTTTCTACTGAAAAGGACAGCACAATAAAAAGTAAGGCATATGCCAATGGCATACTCTGCTCATGCAACCAGTGCCGGGTCGTCTTCATAATATTCTTACTGTTCATACTATTGTTTTGTCCCGGTTTTTTTTGCTGAACTGTTGATACATCGTCTGTCTGTGCAGGAGTAAGGGAAGACATGAAAGATTCCTGTAATAATTATGCTGCGTGCAAGTCAGGCAGCGCCAATTGCAGGACTGCGGCTTCATTCGCCTGACTGCGCTCAAGTTCACC
This is a stretch of genomic DNA from Undibacterium sp. KW1. It encodes these proteins:
- the araH gene encoding L-arabinose ABC transporter permease AraH — encoded protein: MSSLTPAQTDDVSTVQQKKPGQNNSMNSKNIMKTTRHWLHEQSMPLAYALLFIVLSFSVENFFSGTNIVGLMLSVAQIGMVACTMMMCLASRDFDLSIGSTIAFTGVLGAIILERSGSITLAVGGGLLAGALIGAGNGVLIAYLRVNALIATLATMLMVRGLAFIVSKGQAVGISNETFISFGDGRIFGLPFPVLVVAACFLIFGILLNHTVFGRNTLAIGGNPDAARLAGIRVERLRIWIFLLQGLVTALAGLILASRITSGQPNSAQGFELDVISACVLGGVSLQGGKARITGVLVGVLIMGTVENVMNLLDVDAFYQYLMRGFILLAAVLLDQLKNRSARKS
- a CDS encoding SDR family oxidoreductase; this translates as MCERLRGKVAIITGSTLGIGAATARLFVQQGARVVLNSHIHDAAAECISSELGSGHSLFVQADVADAGAMRALVDKTVAKFGKVDVLVNNAGMNVFADPLQMTDEEWQRCFSVDLEGAWNTTRAVLPFMLEQATGSIINIASVHGHKIIPGCFPYPVAKHALIGLTRSLGIEYAARGIRVNSISPGLIMTEAIQSWFASCPDPAAEQQRQAALLPCRRIGMPEEVAYTAVFLASDEARFINATDILIDGGRSQLYHD